In Providencia sneebia DSM 19967, one DNA window encodes the following:
- the hpaA gene encoding 4-hydroxyphenylacetate catabolism regulatory protein HpaA — MITNIDISKDYDETQGNDDVHYQTFGNMAAFFGRDMQAHRHDGFFQLHYLETGHITLQLDEQRYSVQAPLFILTPPSVAHAFFTQEDTDGHVLTVRQDLITPLLESLYPTNPDIVSIPAICLSVADKQEDLNTFNYYWALMARESANNYAGRDQVLSSLAQALFTFLLRSIPLDDHAVSGVRGEHRLFQHFNQLIDLHYHQHLSVPEYAEKLGITESRLKDMCRRFANRPPKRLIFDRILREAKRMLLFSDNPISEIAYQLGFKDPAYFARFFNRLVGHSPSQWREENIH, encoded by the coding sequence ATGATAACTAACATTGACATCAGCAAAGACTACGACGAAACACAAGGAAATGACGATGTCCATTACCAAACTTTCGGTAATATGGCTGCATTTTTTGGTCGTGATATGCAAGCTCATCGACATGATGGTTTTTTTCAACTTCATTACCTTGAGACGGGGCATATTACTTTACAGCTTGATGAACAGCGCTATTCAGTCCAAGCTCCTTTATTTATTTTAACACCGCCTTCTGTTGCACATGCTTTTTTCACTCAAGAAGATACTGACGGGCATGTGCTCACTGTTCGCCAAGATTTAATCACGCCTTTACTTGAATCTCTTTATCCTACCAATCCTGATATTGTTTCCATTCCTGCGATTTGTTTATCTGTTGCTGATAAACAAGAGGATTTGAACACCTTTAATTATTATTGGGCATTGATGGCGAGAGAATCTGCAAATAATTATGCTGGCCGTGATCAGGTATTATCATCCCTTGCACAAGCTCTATTTACTTTTTTATTACGCTCTATTCCTTTGGATGATCATGCTGTCAGTGGTGTAAGAGGTGAACATCGTTTATTCCAACATTTCAACCAATTAATTGATTTACACTATCATCAACATCTTTCTGTTCCCGAATATGCTGAAAAACTTGGAATAACAGAATCCCGTTTGAAAGATATGTGTCGGCGATTTGCTAATCGTCCACCTAAACGACTTATTTTCGACCGGATATTACGCGAAGCGAAACGCATGTTATTGTTCAGCGACAACCCAATATCTGAAATTGCTTATCAACTTGGTTTCAAAGACCCAGCCTACTTTGCGCGATTTTTTAACCGGCTGGTTGGTCATTCACCAAGCCAATGGCGTGAAGAAAATATTCACTAA